The following proteins come from a genomic window of Alosa sapidissima isolate fAloSap1 chromosome 20, fAloSap1.pri, whole genome shotgun sequence:
- the prelid1a gene encoding PRELI domain containing 1a, whose translation MVKYFHCVGLLKNTWDQVCLAFWQRYPNPYSNHVLTEDIVFREVTPDNRLISRRLLTKTNRAPRWAEKFLPKQMARLAYIVEDSIIDPKNRTMTTVTWNITHARLMSVKEHCVYAVNPDNSNWTEIKREAWISSSLYGLSRAIQEFGVARFKTSVTKTMKGFEYVLARMQGETPSKTLAETATEKARETALAAKEKAKDLASQAQKKQYV comes from the exons ATGGTGAAATATTTCCACTGCGTTGGGCTTCTCAAGAACACATGGGACCAAGTCTGCCTGGCTTTCTGGCAGCGATACCCCAACCCCTACAG CAATCATGTTTTGACGGAGGACATTGTTTTCCGCGAGGTGACTCCTGACAACCGGCTCATTTCCAGACGCCTGCTGACCAAAACAAACAGAGCCCCACGCTGGGCCGAGAAGTTCTTGCCCAAGCAAATGGCCCGCTTGGCGTACATTGTCGAGGACTCTATTATCGACCCAAAGAACCGGACCATGACCACAGTCACCTGGAACATTACTCACGCGCGCCTCATG tcagTTAAGGAGCACTGTGTTTATGCTGTAAATCCTGACAACAGCAACTGGACGGAGATAAAGCGTGAGGCATGGATCTCTTCGAGCCTCTACGGGCTTTCCAGAGCCATCCAG GAATTTGGTGTTGCAAGATTCAAGACCAGTGTTACCAAAACCATGAAAGGGTTTGAATATGTTTTGGCTAGAATGCAAG GCGAGACGCCCTCCAAGACGCTGGCGGAGACGGCCACAGAGAAGGCCCGCGAGACGGCTCTGGCAGCaaaggaaaaggccaaagaCCTGGCGTCGCAGGCCCAGAAGAAGCAGTATGTGTGA
- the mxd3 gene encoding max dimerization protein 3: MEVNGCNIQVLLQAAEYLERREREAEHGYASVLPFYSKGVSDKRSKQKNKKNGAGNSRSVHNELEKHRRAQLRHCLEQLKQQVPISSDSARNTTLNLLRRAQLHIKKLQEQAERAELLKGRLRWQQQELRGRLEKLQAGAPMATERIRNDSLGSAVSSERSDSDREDVEIDVESMVWTLESDGCMHTVVDHCYSTPDRVWL; this comes from the exons ATGGAAGTGAACGGATGCAATATTCAAGTTCTTCTGCAAGCTGCCGAATATTTGGAGAGAAGAGAGCGAG AGGCGGAACACGGCTATGCTTCGGTCTTGCCGTTCTACAGCAAAGGGGTGTCCGATAAAAGAAGCAAGCAGAAGAACAAGAAAAACGGCGCTGGAAACAGCAG ATCAGTCCACAACGAATTGGAAAAACACAG GAGAGCTCAACTGAGACACTGCCTAGAGCAGCTAAAACAGCAGGTTCCTATCTCCTCAGACTCAGCCAGAAACACCACTCTTAACCTACTGAGAAGGGCACAGCTCCATATCAAG AAGCTGCAGGAGCAGGCGGAGCGGGCTGAGCTGCTGAAGGGCCGTCTGCGCTGGCAGCAGCAGGAGCTGCGCGGGCGTCTGGAGAAGCTGCAGGCCGGCGCGCCCATGGCCACCGAAAGAATCCGCAATGACAGCCTCGGCTCGGCTGTCTCCTCTGAACGCTCCGACTCAGACAGAG AGGACGTGGAGATCGATGTGGAGAGCATGGTCTGGACACTGGAGTCAGATGGCTGCATGCACACAGTGGTGGACCACTGTTACTCAACTCCTGACCGCGTATGGCTATga